One Salmo salar chromosome ssa01, Ssal_v3.1, whole genome shotgun sequence DNA window includes the following coding sequences:
- the LOC106571679 gene encoding transmembrane protein 217, with amino-acid sequence MKLLLSSGLCGMTPYQGSIVGGLYFLMVGVMQMVFEFGHLRTAKESNITGSQLLPQVCFGYYYSLLILGGITLLLTLCMLGAVWAHQHVGILGFAVWLTLYDVILLVVTCLLQRQMQALGLELSVLEWYGVICRVMGDPFWLALVITHGLEVQIERHRLGTRQRKGGIPNEGTQLKLKFKAFDSSV; translated from the coding sequence ATGAAGCTACTTCTGTCTTCAGGCCTATGTGGCATGACCCCTTACCAGGGCTCCATAGTAGGAGGACTCTATTTTTTGATGGTGGGCGTCATGCAAATGGTCTTTGAGTTTGGCCATCTGCGCACAGCCAAGGAGAGCAACATCACAGGCTCCCAGCTTCTGCCCCAGGTGTGCTTCGGTTACTACTACTCTCTGCTTATCCTGGGTGGCATCACCCTACTGCTGACCCTGTGCATGCTCGGAGCAGTTTGGGCCCACCAGCATGTGGGTATCCTGGGCTTTGCGGTCTGGCTGACGCTGTACGACGTGATTCTGTTGGTGGTCACTTGCCTGCTCCAGAGGCAGATGCAGGCACTGGGCTTGGAGCTGAGTGTACTGGAGTGGTACGGCGTGATATGCAGGGTCATGGGAGACCCCTTCTGGCTGGCCCTCGTAATCACACACGGTCTAGAAGTGCAGATTGAGAGGCATCGGCTTGGGACACGACAACGCAAAGGCGGGATTCCAAATGAGGGGACACAGCTCAAACTGAAATTTAAGGCCTTTGACAGCAGTGTTTGA